A genomic stretch from Mesomycoplasma neurolyticum includes:
- the coaE gene encoding dephospho-CoA kinase (Dephospho-CoA kinase (CoaE) performs the final step in coenzyme A biosynthesis.): MIAITGKYGSGKTTFLKKIASYGYKVLNCDEFITKCYQKNNLCYLKIKETLGNDFVNEKHVLKDKLREFIVEKPDNINIIEKLVYPILEQHLIQNTYDFVEIANIQGKNIDFSKYFTKIYVLVTPEKQRQQNIQNKNVDKLVKNINNSLNIGNVGKKTVNILWEDINKTGFFETFFKNAFDL; the protein is encoded by the coding sequence ATGATAGCAATAACAGGTAAATATGGTTCTGGAAAAACCACATTTTTAAAAAAAATTGCAAGTTATGGTTACAAAGTTTTGAATTGCGATGAATTTATTACAAAATGTTACCAAAAAAATAACTTGTGTTATTTAAAAATAAAAGAAACATTAGGAAATGATTTTGTTAATGAAAAACATGTTTTAAAAGATAAACTTCGAGAATTTATTGTTGAAAAACCTGATAATATTAATATTATTGAAAAATTAGTTTATCCCATTTTAGAACAACATTTAATTCAAAATACATATGATTTTGTTGAAATAGCAAATATCCAAGGTAAAAATATTGATTTCAGTAAATATTTTACTAAAATATATGTCTTAGTAACACCTGAAAAACAAAGACAACAAAACATTCAAAATAAGAATGTTGATAAATTAGTTAAAAATATAAATAACTCATTAAATATTGGAAATGTAGGCAAAAAAACTGTTAATATTTTGTGGGAAGATATTAATAAAACTGGTTTTTTTGAAACATTTTTTAAAAATGCTTTTGACTTGTAA
- the dnaE gene encoding DNA polymerase III subunit alpha has product MGKIVNLNVHTEYSFLESTIKIDKLFDYAKQNNIKTIVITDRNNMFALPKFLKKAKEFNIKPIIGVDLDVENYRFILLAKNYQGYQFLAKLVSKKNNNNVISLLEIENDNIFIIDHPDYGIYAKNNQLLNYKNFYISTNDESVENSIYVNETKILTLDEYDALETLKSISKKDFNTKKYLAFALNENVSEIVSKRINNIINQINVIFPERPNFLPKFKNNENLTSEQYLKKIIFEKLKEKEIELKKYKDSIQRINYEFNIIKNLKFADYFLIIWDLIKWSKEQNILVGPGRGSVSGSLIAFVLNITEVNPLKYGLYFERFLNPERITMPDIDIDIADNRREEVLQYLSDKYGFKNFSSIITFQSLGAKMAIRDVARIHNVPITEVNELTKRMFDDTTTLKQTYENSPKFKAKIDSNPLYQKIYQMAKKIEGLPRQFGTHAAGIVLSSEEIENIVPTILNDKGYLETQFSMEYLEDFGLLKIDILALKNLSIVQEIIEFINNSTNLKLEFKDIPLYDVQTNILLSKGQTTGIFQLESPGMKNTLKKVGISSLDDLASVISLFRPGPMENISEYVKRKQGAFIPKISKVYDDILSSTYGIIVYQEQIMEICQKIANLSFAEADIFRKAISKKDYNNMHKLKTQFINNAIKQNYSENLVTKIFKSIEYFAEYGFNKAHAVAYAVLAYKMAYLKTKYPLFFFSSLINNARGSHDVIKKYVAEANEYNIEILPPSINVFDSISDLPIIEDNKIYLPLIMIKGLGNVATQKLLKIRSEKPFDDLIDFLIRMNENKISKSIIKILIESNALREFGSQQKIKSIFNAFNVENNIYDFDKNNSLIKEIVDNFAEKIDGFENKDDIEEIQKNELNYLGIIFTKAAKKSFEGEIRLADMRQGNKYVLPLQVLKISPFYDKKHQLMAKIELSDSSKQISAFIFSSYWKNIENKIKINKIYEFEILKNTRGYSIYKLIKEIYEK; this is encoded by the coding sequence ATGGGAAAAATTGTTAATTTAAATGTTCATACAGAATACAGTTTCTTAGAATCAACTATAAAAATTGATAAATTATTTGATTATGCAAAGCAAAATAATATAAAAACTATTGTTATTACAGATAGAAATAATATGTTTGCTTTACCAAAATTTTTAAAAAAAGCAAAAGAATTTAATATTAAACCAATTATTGGAGTTGATTTGGATGTAGAAAATTATCGTTTTATTTTATTAGCTAAAAATTATCAAGGTTATCAATTTTTAGCTAAACTAGTTTCTAAAAAAAATAATAACAATGTAATTAGTTTATTAGAAATTGAAAATGATAATATTTTTATAATAGATCATCCTGATTATGGTATTTATGCAAAAAACAATCAACTGTTAAATTATAAAAATTTTTATATTTCAACAAATGATGAAAGTGTAGAAAATTCTATTTATGTTAATGAAACTAAAATTTTAACATTAGATGAATATGATGCTCTTGAAACATTAAAATCTATTTCTAAAAAAGATTTTAATACTAAAAAATATTTAGCTTTTGCTTTAAATGAAAATGTTTCTGAAATAGTTTCAAAAAGAATAAATAACATTATTAATCAAATTAATGTTATTTTTCCTGAAAGACCAAATTTTTTACCAAAATTTAAAAATAATGAAAATTTAACTTCTGAACAATATTTAAAAAAAATAATATTTGAAAAATTAAAAGAAAAAGAAATTGAACTAAAAAAATACAAAGATTCAATACAAAGAATTAATTATGAGTTTAATATAATTAAAAATCTTAAATTTGCTGATTATTTTTTAATAATTTGAGATTTAATTAAGTGATCCAAAGAACAAAATATTTTAGTTGGACCAGGACGTGGGAGTGTATCAGGCTCATTAATTGCTTTTGTTTTGAATATAACTGAAGTAAATCCATTGAAATATGGATTGTATTTTGAAAGATTTTTAAATCCTGAAAGAATTACTATGCCTGATATAGATATTGATATTGCAGACAACAGAAGAGAAGAAGTATTGCAATATTTAAGTGATAAATATGGTTTTAAAAATTTTTCTTCTATTATTACTTTTCAATCTTTAGGTGCAAAAATGGCAATTCGAGATGTTGCAAGAATTCACAATGTTCCTATTACTGAAGTAAATGAATTAACTAAAAGGATGTTTGATGATACTACCACATTAAAACAAACATATGAAAATAGTCCGAAATTTAAAGCAAAAATAGATTCAAATCCTTTATATCAAAAAATTTATCAAATGGCTAAAAAAATCGAAGGTTTACCAAGGCAATTTGGAACTCATGCTGCTGGGATTGTACTTTCTAGTGAAGAAATAGAAAACATAGTACCTACTATTTTAAATGATAAAGGCTATTTAGAGACACAATTTTCAATGGAGTATCTTGAAGATTTTGGATTACTAAAAATAGATATTTTGGCTTTAAAAAATTTATCAATTGTTCAAGAAATTATAGAATTTATTAATAACTCAACCAATTTAAAACTTGAGTTTAAAGATATCCCATTGTATGATGTTCAAACTAATATTCTTTTGTCAAAAGGCCAAACTACAGGTATTTTTCAATTAGAATCTCCAGGAATGAAAAATACATTAAAAAAAGTAGGTATTAGTTCACTCGACGACTTAGCTAGTGTGATTTCGCTTTTTAGGCCAGGACCTATGGAAAATATTTCTGAATATGTTAAAAGAAAACAAGGTGCTTTTATACCTAAAATTTCAAAAGTTTATGATGATATTTTATCATCTACATATGGAATAATTGTTTATCAAGAACAAATTATGGAAATTTGTCAAAAAATAGCTAATTTATCTTTTGCTGAGGCTGATATTTTTAGAAAAGCTATCTCTAAAAAAGATTATAACAATATGCATAAGTTGAAAACACAATTTATAAATAATGCTATAAAACAAAATTATAGTGAAAACCTTGTTACCAAAATATTTAAATCTATTGAATATTTTGCTGAATATGGTTTTAACAAAGCACATGCTGTTGCTTATGCTGTTTTAGCATATAAAATGGCATATTTAAAAACTAAATATCCTTTATTTTTTTTCAGTTCCTTGATAAATAATGCTCGGGGTTCTCATGATGTAATTAAAAAATATGTAGCTGAAGCAAATGAATACAATATTGAAATTTTACCTCCCTCTATAAATGTTTTTGATTCTATTTCTGATTTACCGATTATTGAAGATAATAAAATTTATTTACCTTTAATTATGATTAAAGGTTTAGGTAATGTAGCAACTCAAAAACTTTTAAAAATTAGAAGTGAAAAACCTTTTGATGATTTGATAGACTTTTTAATTCGTATGAATGAAAATAAAATTAGCAAATCAATAATTAAAATTTTAATTGAATCAAATGCATTGCGTGAATTTGGTAGTCAACAAAAAATTAAATCCATTTTTAATGCTTTTAATGTTGAAAATAATATTTATGATTTTGATAAAAATAATAGTTTAATAAAAGAAATTGTAGATAATTTTGCTGAAAAAATTGATGGTTTTGAAAATAAAGATGATATAGAAGAAATACAAAAAAATGAATTAAATTATTTAGGAATTATTTTTACAAAAGCAGCTAAAAAATCATTTGAAGGCGAAATAAGATTAGCTGATATGAGACAAGGCAATAAATATGTTTTGCCTTTACAAGTACTAAAAATTTCACCATTTTATGATAAAAAACACCAATTGATGGCAAAAATAGAATTATCAGATAGTTCAAAGCAAATTTCAGCATTTATTTTTAGTAGTTATTGAAAAAATATAGAAAACAAGATTAAAATAAATAAAATTTATGAATTTGAAATATTAAAAAACACAAGAGGTTATTCAATTTATAAATTAATAAAGGAAATTTATGAAAAATAG
- a CDS encoding DnaA ATPase domain-containing protein, protein MKNNDLNLFLGQSEFNIDEEKQNLIKKIYQNEKIKKIIIDENITLLEIQNNIATFIQMLNPNSNYFITLKRDENKKLKKVYFLSNEFKKQSYKNRFWLTEITDINYQNTKEKLLKQKYNVSVVELLSDKNAYRVPFYLCGQSGKGKTSSLEAIAIERARENNETIAFLNLPDLYAYVFDLFNNKTTTIQSISDKIKEVDVLFLDDIGSETPNFWFLNTFLFPILNYRNKLKKPTYFSSNFPQDELLNVYKSPKIDANFIKRLITRIKGLVHDELFTE, encoded by the coding sequence ATGAAAAATAATGATTTAAATTTATTTTTAGGGCAATCAGAATTTAATATTGATGAAGAAAAACAAAATCTTATTAAAAAAATTTATCAAAATGAAAAAATAAAAAAGATAATTATTGACGAAAATATTACTCTTTTAGAAATCCAAAATAATATAGCAACTTTTATTCAAATGCTCAATCCTAATTCAAATTATTTTATAACTTTGAAAAGAGATGAAAATAAAAAATTAAAAAAAGTTTATTTTTTAAGTAATGAATTCAAAAAACAATCATATAAAAATAGATTTTGACTTACTGAAATTACAGATATAAACTATCAAAACACAAAAGAAAAATTATTAAAACAAAAATATAATGTTTCTGTTGTGGAACTTTTAAGTGATAAAAATGCTTATAGAGTTCCTTTTTATCTTTGTGGTCAATCAGGCAAAGGTAAAACCTCTTCATTAGAAGCTATCGCTATTGAAAGAGCTAGAGAAAATAATGAAACAATCGCTTTTTTAAACTTGCCTGATTTATATGCATATGTTTTTGACTTATTCAACAACAAAACAACTACAATTCAATCTATTAGTGACAAAATAAAAGAAGTAGATGTTTTGTTTTTAGATGATATTGGTTCTGAAACCCCTAATTTTTGATTTTTAAATACTTTTTTATTTCCTATTTTAAATTATAGAAATAAATTAAAAAAACCTACATATTTTTCATCTAATTTTCCTCAAGATGAATTATTGAATGTTTATAAATCTCCGAAGATTGATGCTAATTTTATAAAAAGATTGATAACAAGAATAAAAGGTTTAGTGCATGATGAACTTTTTACTGAATAA
- the der gene encoding ribosome biogenesis GTPase Der — protein sequence MSNKNLVAIVGKPNVGKSTLFNKLVGKRISIIHDSPGITRDRLYHDIDWVGKKIKIIDTGGIEIENKPFQEQIRLQTQIAIEEAKVIIFMLNGNQEIDKDDFFVANLLRKSGKKIVVCCNKLENNKNIDTSIYSLGFKKYFSISAMHSEGLGDLLDEVVQYLDFDVQKEKNAFKLSIIGRPNAGKSSLLNTLLNEKRSIVSSIPGTTRDSVVSKILIENQKFDIIDTAGITKKSKLIESVEHYALMRAMLSLEESNLSLVVIDATTELSHFDLRLAGYAFELQKPIIIVINKWDLIKKETQTMHEFEKDIRKKYKFLDWAPIVFISSLYQQRIEKLRKTIIEVKNNLERKISTNLLNEAIIEIQMIQPAPSFKGKRLEISFIKQVEGRIPTFIMFVNNKEYAHFSYLRHIENKIREYFNFRGTPIKLILKNKNK from the coding sequence ATGTCAAATAAAAATTTAGTGGCAATAGTGGGTAAACCTAATGTAGGCAAATCTACGCTTTTTAATAAATTAGTTGGAAAAAGAATTTCAATTATTCATGATTCACCAGGTATAACTAGAGATAGACTTTATCATGATATTGATTGAGTTGGTAAAAAAATAAAAATCATTGACACAGGTGGTATAGAAATTGAAAATAAACCTTTCCAAGAACAAATAAGACTTCAAACTCAAATTGCAATTGAAGAAGCAAAAGTTATTATTTTTATGTTGAATGGAAATCAAGAAATTGATAAAGATGATTTTTTTGTTGCTAACTTATTAAGAAAAAGTGGTAAAAAAATTGTTGTTTGTTGTAACAAATTGGAAAACAATAAAAACATTGATACATCAATTTATTCATTAGGCTTTAAAAAATATTTTTCTATTTCAGCAATGCATAGTGAAGGTTTAGGTGATTTGTTAGATGAAGTTGTGCAATATCTTGATTTTGATGTCCAAAAAGAAAAAAATGCCTTTAAATTATCAATTATTGGAAGACCTAATGCTGGAAAATCTTCGCTTTTAAACACACTCTTAAATGAAAAAAGATCAATTGTTTCATCAATTCCTGGAACAACAAGAGATTCTGTTGTATCAAAAATATTAATAGAAAATCAAAAATTTGATATCATAGATACGGCAGGTATAACAAAGAAGTCAAAATTGATTGAATCTGTTGAGCATTATGCCCTAATGAGAGCGATGTTATCGTTGGAAGAATCCAACCTTTCATTAGTGGTTATTGATGCAACAACAGAGTTAAGCCATTTTGATTTAAGACTTGCTGGGTATGCTTTTGAATTACAAAAACCTATCATTATTGTTATTAATAAGTGAGATTTAATTAAAAAAGAAACACAAACAATGCATGAATTTGAAAAAGACATAAGAAAAAAATATAAATTTCTTGATTGAGCGCCGATTGTTTTTATTTCTTCACTTTACCAACAAAGAATTGAAAAATTAAGAAAAACAATAATTGAAGTAAAAAATAATTTAGAAAGAAAAATTTCAACTAATTTATTAAATGAAGCCATTATAGAAATTCAAATGATTCAACCTGCCCCTTCATTTAAAGGTAAAAGATTAGAAATTTCTTTTATTAAACAAGTTGAAGGAAGAATTCCGACTTTTATAATGTTTGTAAATAATAAAGAATATGCCCACTTTTCTTATTTAAGACACATAGAGAATAAAATTAGAGAATATTTCAATTTTAGAGGGACGCCGATAAAATTAATTTTAAAAAATAAAAATAAATAG
- the cmk gene encoding (d)CMP kinase has protein sequence MTKINVAIDGPSGAGKSSISSEIAKKYNLTFVNTGTFYRTIAFYFYLKYGNDLNILKDKDTVLKQWKMEYITLEKDGTILLNGFDYSTRLRNDFISRGASIIGTHKEIRKQIVDFLQMYSKKEKGFIMEGRDTTFSILPHAELKIFLWASPEIRAKRRVKQNKELNISEDYEKVLEAIKQRDFLDENRKIDPLHQTEDSILVDSTNMTMSEVIEFISNLIEEKINVK, from the coding sequence ATGACAAAAATTAATGTTGCAATCGATGGCCCATCAGGAGCTGGTAAATCCTCGATTTCAAGTGAAATCGCAAAAAAATATAATTTAACTTTTGTAAATACCGGAACTTTTTATCGAACAATAGCTTTTTATTTTTATTTAAAATATGGAAATGATTTAAATATTTTAAAAGATAAAGATACTGTTTTAAAACAATGAAAAATGGAATATATAACACTTGAAAAAGATGGAACTATTTTGTTAAATGGATTTGATTATTCAACTAGGTTAAGAAATGATTTTATTTCACGCGGTGCAAGTATTATTGGTACACATAAAGAAATAAGAAAACAAATTGTTGATTTTTTACAAATGTATTCTAAAAAAGAAAAAGGTTTTATTATGGAGGGGAGAGATACCACATTCTCAATTTTACCTCATGCTGAATTGAAGATCTTTTTATGGGCATCACCAGAAATAAGAGCTAAAAGAAGGGTTAAACAAAATAAAGAATTAAACATTTCAGAAGATTATGAAAAAGTTCTTGAAGCTATAAAACAACGTGATTTTCTTGATGAAAATAGAAAAATTGATCCTTTACATCAAACAGAAGATTCTATTTTAGTGGACTCAACAAATATGACAATGTCAGAAGTGATTGAGTTTATTTCTAATTTAATTGAGGAAAAAATAAATGTCAAATAA
- a CDS encoding replication initiation and membrane attachment family protein — MSRVKIEVTREISSLDLEIINDFYLPIIGTIGYAIYLNLYKRFKKGYFQIFNLDLDAFLNKLNIKQNEWEETRNVLEAISLFQTYYNEDKDEYLFLLQKPLDISDLLGNSLLKSKIQEKISEADFEELINRYKKEFISKDRFKNISKKFYEIFPYDLKKEEFIIEQKEEKSTFSYKNVLNTEDFLKQLTQKDPKPSLVKGVNLFLENNDLSQEAINTILNFCYLANSNSSISLAYFKKIAKDLIDKKVILPDEIKSELREVLEYKKQQKQVNILNDFISPQDNSNIDLSFDNTNKKRKILNNNFKGLIDEK; from the coding sequence ATGTCAAGGGTTAAAATTGAAGTTACAAGAGAAATATCTAGTTTAGATTTAGAAATAATTAATGACTTTTATTTACCAATAATAGGCACTATAGGTTATGCTATATATTTAAATTTATATAAAAGATTTAAAAAAGGGTATTTTCAAATTTTTAACTTGGATTTAGATGCTTTTTTAAATAAATTAAATATTAAACAAAATGAATGAGAAGAGACTAGAAATGTCCTTGAGGCTATTTCATTATTTCAAACTTATTATAATGAAGATAAAGATGAATATTTATTTTTACTCCAAAAACCATTAGATATTTCAGATTTGTTGGGTAATAGCTTACTTAAATCTAAAATTCAAGAAAAAATTTCTGAAGCTGATTTTGAAGAATTAATAAACAGATATAAAAAAGAATTTATTTCAAAAGATCGTTTTAAAAATATAAGCAAAAAATTTTATGAGATTTTTCCATATGATTTAAAAAAAGAAGAATTTATTATTGAACAAAAAGAAGAAAAATCAACATTTTCCTACAAAAATGTTTTAAATACAGAAGATTTTTTAAAACAATTAACACAAAAAGATCCCAAACCTTCTTTAGTGAAAGGTGTCAATCTATTTTTGGAAAATAATGATTTATCTCAAGAAGCAATTAACACAATTTTAAATTTTTGTTATTTAGCTAACTCTAATTCTTCAATTTCTCTTGCTTATTTTAAAAAAATAGCAAAAGATTTAATTGACAAAAAAGTTATTTTACCTGATGAAATTAAGTCTGAATTAAGAGAAGTATTAGAATATAAAAAACAACAAAAACAAGTTAATATTTTAAATGATTTTATTTCTCCACAAGATAATTCTAATATTGATTTATCTTTTGATAACACTAATAAAAAAAGAAAAATTTTAAATAACAATTTTAAAGGCTTGATTGATGAAAAATAA
- a CDS encoding 5'-3' exonuclease: MKNRILLIDANLLLFKSFYASSGTKYTLMKSDSGIPTYAINTFFYSLFNVIEIMNPTHIYLAFDSKEKTYRHNLNSDYKANRKSPPEELLIQFDWIKKILKKLQIVYENIPHFEADDLIATFSNKLKDNNEIIVWSDDKDLLQLVSENVSILCKVKNNFLLKNIENFEKLENLKPTQIVDFKAIAGDNSDNLKGVVGIGEITAKKLLLQYQTLDNIYASLDKLSASIQNKFIESKKNAYLCKKITELLFNAPSKHNLNSIKLNISFSDDAQKILSYLNLKKLIFRIRKFIDDSNNR, translated from the coding sequence ATGAAAAATAGAATTTTATTAATAGATGCAAATTTACTTTTATTTAAGTCTTTTTATGCTAGTTCTGGAACTAAATACACTTTGATGAAATCTGATAGTGGAATACCAACATATGCAATTAATACTTTTTTTTATTCATTATTTAATGTAATAGAGATCATGAATCCTACCCACATTTATTTAGCTTTTGATTCAAAAGAAAAAACATATAGACATAATTTAAATAGTGATTATAAAGCTAATAGAAAATCACCACCTGAAGAATTATTAATTCAATTTGATTGAATTAAAAAAATATTAAAAAAACTTCAAATTGTTTATGAAAATATACCACATTTTGAAGCTGATGATTTAATAGCAACATTTAGCAATAAATTAAAAGATAATAATGAAATTATAGTTTGATCTGATGATAAAGATCTTTTGCAGTTGGTTTCTGAAAATGTTTCGATTTTATGTAAAGTTAAAAATAATTTTTTGTTAAAAAATATTGAAAATTTTGAAAAATTAGAAAATTTAAAACCTACACAAATAGTGGATTTTAAGGCTATTGCTGGAGATAATTCAGATAATTTAAAAGGTGTTGTAGGTATTGGAGAAATAACAGCGAAAAAATTACTTTTGCAATATCAAACACTTGACAATATTTATGCTTCTCTTGACAAATTAAGTGCTTCCATCCAAAATAAATTTATTGAATCAAAAAAAAATGCATATTTATGTAAAAAAATAACTGAATTATTGTTTAATGCACCTAGTAAACATAATTTAAACTCTATTAAATTAAATATTTCTTTTTCTGATGATGCTCAAAAAATTTTATCTTATTTAAATTTAAAAAAATTGATATTTAGAATAAGGAAATTCATTGATGATAGCAATAACAGGTAA